The following proteins are co-located in the Triticum aestivum cultivar Chinese Spring chromosome 1A, IWGSC CS RefSeq v2.1, whole genome shotgun sequence genome:
- the LOC123152803 gene encoding uncharacterized acetyltransferase At3g50280-like: MEEAGGAAGAVRAVSRRLVRPSIGDAPPPEDIHLTPWDLRLISVDYIQKGLLLPAPPAGGDRLVGTLASSLARALGRYYHLAGRLAVEERGDGTVDVRLRCTGEGAELVHATAPGVAVADIAGSVYTPSSVVRALFPLNGVLGADAAVDSLPVLSAQVTELADGVFVGVSLNHSVGDGFVFWEFLNAWSEINRGGGATSDLRAISARVHRRWFTDASPVPIPLPFSKLQHVVRRFDPPIMQECFFTFSAASVKELKARANDEMAGTATATISSLQALLAHLWRAVSRARRLPPGKETSYSLAVGCRGRLSGIPPGYMGNALVPGTASCTVGEILGRGLGWTAWQLNRAVASFDEESVREWLESWTREPQFRYFGSLMSGGAALMTGSSPRFDVFGNDFGWGKPAAVRSGREGKIDGKATVYEGPDRGGSMSLEVCIAPDAMERLVADEEFMDAVTMLPAQHQHG, from the coding sequence ATGGAAGAAGCAGGAGGCGCCGCTGGCGCCGTCCGGGCCGTGTCCCGGCGACTGGTCCGGCCGTCGATCGgcgacgcgccgccgccggaggacaTCCACCTCACGCCGTGGGACCTCCGCTTGATCAGCGTCGACTACATCCAGAAGGGCCTCCTCCTGCCCGCGCCTCCCGCCGGCGGCGACCGCCTCGTCGGCACCCTCGCGTCGTCCCTGGCGCGCGCCCTGGGCAGGTACTACCACTTGGCCGGCCGTCTCGCCGTCGAGGAGCGGGGCGACGGGACAGTCGACGTCAGGCTGCGCTGCACCGGGGAGGGCGCCGAGCTCGTCCACGCGACGGCGCCCGGCGTCGCCGTCGCGGACATTGCCGGCTCGGTGTACACCCCGTCATCGGTGGTCCGGGCCTTGTTCCCGTTGAACGGGGTGCTTGGCGCGGACGCGGCCGTCGATTCGCTCCCCGTGCTGTCGGCGCAGGTCACCGAGCTCGCCGACGGCGTGTTCGTCGGCGTGTCGTTGAACCACTCCGTCGGCGACGGCTTTGTCTTTTGGGAGTTCTTGAACGCTTGGTCGGAGATCAACCGGGGAGGAGGAGCAACCAGCGACCTAAGAGCGATCTCCGCGCGGGTGCACCGGAGGTGGTTCACTGATGCCAGCCCCGTGCCGATCCCCCTGCCTTTCAGCAAGCTGCAGCACGTCGTTCGGCGATTTGATCCCCCGATTATGCAAGAGTGTTTCTTCACCTTCTCCGCCGCGAGCGTCAAGGAGCTCAAGGCGAGGGCGAACGACGAGATGGCCGGCACGGCCACCGCCACCATCTCCTCTCTCCAGGCCCTGCTCGCGCACCTGTGGCGAGCGGTCTCCCGAGCGCGGCGCCTCCCGCCGGGGAAGGAGACGTCCTACAGCCTGGCCGTCGGATGCCGAGGGCGCCTGAGCGGCATACCGCCGGGATACATGGGCAACGCGCTAGTGCCCGGCACGGCGAGCTGCACCGTCGGCGAGATTCTGGGCAGGGGGCTAGGCTGGACGGCGTGGCAGCTGAACCGCGCCGTGGCGTCGTTCGACGAGGAGTCCGTGAGGGAGTGGCTGGAGAGCTGGACCAGGGAGCCGCAGTTCCGGTACTTTGGGAGCCTTATGTCCGGAGGCGCGGCGCTGATGACCGGGAGCTCGCCGCGGTTCGACGTGTTCGGGAACGACTTTGGGTGGGGGAAGCCGGCCGCCGTGCGTAGCGGCCGCGAGGGCAAGATTGATGGGAAGGCGACGGTGTACGAAGGGCCGGATCGGGGAGGGAGCATGTCCCTAGAGGTGTGCATCGCGCCTGACGCGATGGAgaggctcgtcgccgacgaggagTTCATGGACGCCGTCACGATGTTGCCGGCCCAACATCAACATGGGTGA